Proteins from one Cystobacter ferrugineus genomic window:
- a CDS encoding AbfB domain-containing protein: MAHMASKRFTLFLSMAVAMTLSGCVVESGGGGHGHVDPPPPPPPPVYQGCPALQGVGSSGVISLYDWRGDYASFESYIAPEFYIRHYDGRGEASFISSRSSNLDMQDATFRIVPGLADDRCISFEASNYEGYFLRHRGSDIFLDPDNNTLAFSEDATFCPRPGLAASNELSFESCNYPDSYLNVDDYDGYTYGLYLDNEYGSAFEEDATFLLMDPWW, from the coding sequence ATGGCTCACATGGCGTCCAAGCGGTTCACCCTGTTCCTGTCGATGGCGGTGGCGATGACCTTGTCCGGGTGCGTCGTCGAGAGCGGCGGTGGTGGACACGGCCACGTGGACCCCCCGCCCCCGCCGCCTCCCCCCGTGTACCAGGGCTGCCCCGCGCTCCAGGGTGTGGGCAGTTCGGGAGTCATCTCCCTGTACGACTGGCGGGGCGACTACGCCTCCTTCGAGTCGTACATCGCCCCGGAGTTCTACATCCGGCACTACGACGGCCGGGGTGAGGCCTCGTTCATTTCGAGCCGGTCCTCGAACCTGGACATGCAAGACGCCACGTTCCGCATCGTCCCCGGCCTGGCGGACGACCGGTGCATCTCGTTCGAGGCCAGCAACTACGAGGGGTACTTCCTGCGGCACCGCGGCTCGGACATCTTCCTGGACCCGGACAACAACACCCTGGCCTTCAGCGAGGACGCGACGTTCTGCCCGCGCCCCGGACTGGCGGCTTCGAACGAGCTGAGCTTCGAGAGCTGCAACTACCCGGACTCGTACCTCAACGTGGACGACTACGACGGGTACACCTATGGGCTCTACCTCGACAATGAGTACGGGTCCGCGTTCGAGGAGGACGCGACCTTCCTGCTCATGGATCCCTGGTGGTAG